Genomic window (Paenibacillus sp. 37):
TCTATATCTTTTGAACATCCATTCAAAGCAAACAAGCAGATTAAGATGAATACAATTGGTTTTATCTTCGAGATCGTCAATATAACATCTCCTTAAAATAATAATGATGTGTCTTTATTTTTAATTACATACGCGAAAAAGAGGCTGACGGTCAGAGCTAATATACGTTGTTTGATTTTTAATGGAGATAAACCACTAAAAAGGACGATAAGGATAATAATACCATGTACTACACTCGTATTATTATAACCGGACCGAATCCAGTTAGACGTCCCGTAAGTGATAAGAAGGGACTAATGTAATACTGCAAATAGATCCTTGGCAAGCGAGTGCAGGAGTCTCTAGGAAAAGATGGGTTTCCTTTGAATAAACAACGCTCCAAGGTGATAGGTTTCCGCAAAATGGAATATCATCTTCCTTTGCATTTTTTTCATAAACGACATGAAACTACATATTGAGAAGTGGGCCTTAAGATGTGGTATACTGAAGAGTATGAATGAAATGCAAAGAGGAGGTGCCTTGGAAGATGAAGGGCAAGCTAGTGCGGGCTGAGGGACACCTTGCCAATATTATACCGATTCACTTGGATGCTTCTTTCTTCTTTGAAAGAGCTGTCCGCTCGCTGGACCGAAATCATGTCGACAAGGCATTAAAATATTTTCGCAAAGCTGTTGAATACGAACCGGAAAATCCGGTAAATCATTGTAATATGGCGGGTATATTATCGGAGAAGGGGGATTACGAAGCCTCCAATGCCATTCTGGCTAACGTGCTGGAAGTGGTAGATCCGTCGATGACGGAATGTTATTTCTATATGGCGAACAATTATGCAAATATGGATCGGTTTGAGGAAGCCGAGCAAGCACTTGTTACCTATCTGGAGGAGGACACCCAAGGTCAGTTCATGACGGAAGCCGAAGAGATGATGGAGCTTCTGTACTATGAGCTGGATCGTCCGACCAAACTGAATCGAATCAAATCACGCAAAGGTGTAGTGGAGCACGATCAGGCACGGGAACTGCTGGAAGAAGGAAAATTTGCACAGGCTGCTGAATTGCTCGAAGGCATGTCTTCTGATTATCCTGATTACTTGGCTGCCCGTAACAATCTGGCACTCGCCTATTATTATATGGGGCTGTTTCCCAAAGCAAAAGAGACCATTGCTGAAGTGCTTGAACAGGAACCAGGTAATCTGCATGCACTCTGTAATTTGGCCATTTTCCATCAAAATGAGAACCGGGCTGATCAAGTTCTGCTTTTGATCAAAAAATTGCGTGTCATCGTGCCATTCCAGCACGAACAAGTCTACAAACTGGCTACAACGATGGGAATTCTGGGTCAGCACGATACGGCCTATGTTCATTTCCGGCGTTTGCTCAAGGATGAAGAGACGGCTGGTGATCCGGCACTTGCTCACTATGCAGCAGTAGCAGCTTATAATACAGAGCGTTATGACGCCGCTGAGCGTTTATGGCATCATGTGTCCAAGCTTGATCCGGGTTCGGAAGTATCTCGATACTATCTGTCAGGTCTTGAGGCTGTACGGCAAGGCGAGCAAGAGCCTGAGAAGCTGAGTTATCACTATCATCTGCCATTTGATGAGCAGTTCAGACAGTGGGAGAACTATGGTAGCGGCATACCTGAAGAAATGAAGAATGATCCACTGATTCGTTCATCGTTCTTCTGGGCTTTGCGTCATGGTGATCGGGCAACGAAGCTGCAGGTTATTCATGCGCTTGGAATGATCGGCGATTATGAGGTACAGCAGGCACTTCAATCTTTCATTGAAGAGCCACGAGAAGAACCAGATTTGCTTGAGGCAGCACAAGGTGTGCTGAACGGATTGAAATCGGCTGAACATGAGGATCGGAATTCTCAGGTCGTTCGTCCTTTTTCTCCTGTAGCCTTGAAGTCTATTGGGAAGGTTCCATCCACTTCGGAGCAATCGGACACTGGTTCAACCTCCCATTGGCAGGCTGTTGTTGATCGTGCGTTACAGATGTCTGAAGCAAAGGCTGAGTTGCAGCAAGAGATGGAACGGCTCTGGACGGATTATGTATCCCGGGTACATCCGGAGGTTCCAGGTACGAAGCAGATTGAGGGTTGGGCTGCAGGACTTGAATATTTGGCAGCGAAGAATCACAGTCGGCCCGTTACCTATCAAAGCATTGCTGAGCGGTATGGGATATCGGCATCAACGGTTAGCAAGTATGCTAAACAGATTCATTCGGTTTGTAACAGCAAGCCACCACTTGTATAGAAAGTTCGCTTCAACTCGTTTTCAGAAAGACATCATCAGGTGAAGGATACAACAACCGGGAAAACGGGTAAACTTAACGAATGGGCCTCGTAACGCCTGTAGGATATCATCTTGGCAAGTTCATCGCTAGTACAACACATTCTCACCTTAATTAAGGAGGCTGTATCTATATGTCTAAATACAGAACGATTGTGATCGGAACGGGACCTGCGGGTCTGACAGCAGCGATATATCTGGCTCGTGCTAATCT
Coding sequences:
- a CDS encoding tetratricopeptide repeat protein, which gives rise to MKGKLVRAEGHLANIIPIHLDASFFFERAVRSLDRNHVDKALKYFRKAVEYEPENPVNHCNMAGILSEKGDYEASNAILANVLEVVDPSMTECYFYMANNYANMDRFEEAEQALVTYLEEDTQGQFMTEAEEMMELLYYELDRPTKLNRIKSRKGVVEHDQARELLEEGKFAQAAELLEGMSSDYPDYLAARNNLALAYYYMGLFPKAKETIAEVLEQEPGNLHALCNLAIFHQNENRADQVLLLIKKLRVIVPFQHEQVYKLATTMGILGQHDTAYVHFRRLLKDEETAGDPALAHYAAVAAYNTERYDAAERLWHHVSKLDPGSEVSRYYLSGLEAVRQGEQEPEKLSYHYHLPFDEQFRQWENYGSGIPEEMKNDPLIRSSFFWALRHGDRATKLQVIHALGMIGDYEVQQALQSFIEEPREEPDLLEAAQGVLNGLKSAEHEDRNSQVVRPFSPVALKSIGKVPSTSEQSDTGSTSHWQAVVDRALQMSEAKAELQQEMERLWTDYVSRVHPEVPGTKQIEGWAAGLEYLAAKNHSRPVTYQSIAERYGISASTVSKYAKQIHSVCNSKPPLV